The Daucus carota subsp. sativus chromosome 2, DH1 v3.0, whole genome shotgun sequence genome includes a window with the following:
- the LOC108208988 gene encoding F-box/kelch-repeat protein At1g30090-like, producing MQRVEVSSYVAAVHKLGDLKMALSPEFRLDGNKSLIQIPLLTSEWCSESEPLIPGLPDDVALNCLLRLPVEQHTTCRAVCRQWYRLLGSRERFFTCRKELGFRDPWLYVLAYHKFTKKIEWQVFDLKDFSWHSISPMPCKENIYHHGFGCVSIPEESTLFVCGAVISDATSPLHVVMKYEVQKNRWTVMKKMITARSFFGCEVIDGMIYVAGGNSSDLFELNSAEVMDTRKEIWRCIANMKTNMAAYDTAVLNGKLLVTEGWSWPFYEVPKGQVYDPRTDNWESMPAGLREGWTGSSVVVYGHLFVIPEHERIRLKVYEEDTDCWKAVAGPPLPEQICKPFSVNCFDCRIYVVGRDFHIAVGHILGMDAGTNSVTSSSFSVQWQVVYAPTAFSNWIPSNAQVLFA from the coding sequence ATGCAAAGGGTAGAAGTTTCATCCTATGTGGCAGCGGTGCACAAGCTAGGTGATTTAAAGATGGCATTGTCCCCTGAATTCAGATTGGATGGAAATAAGTCATTGATACAAATTCCTTTACTAACATCAGAATGGTGTTCAGAGAGTGAACCCCTCATTCCAGGTCTTCCTGATGATGTTGCTCTCAATTGTCTATTACGCCTACCAGTAGAACAACATACGACCTGCAGGGCTGTTTGTAGACAGTGGTATCGGTTGCTTGGTAGTAGGGAAAGATTCTTCACTTGTCGAAAAGAGCTTGGATTTCGTGATCCTTGGTTATATGTCTTGGCCTATCACAAATTTACCAAAAAGATTGAGTGGCAGGTTTTCGACCTTAAAGATTTCTCTTGGCACTCTATTTCTCCAATGCCTTGCAAGGAAAATATCTACCACCATGGCTTTGGATGTGTTTCTATTCCAGAGGAAAGTACTCTCTTTGTTTGTGGTGCTGTGATTTCTGATGCAACAAGCCCTCTCCATGTGGTCATGAAGTATGAAGTCCAAAAGAATCGCTGGACtgtaatgaagaagatgattACTGCACGTTCATTTTTTGGTTGTGAGGTGATTGATGGAATGATCTATGTGGCTGGAGGAAACAGCAGCGATCTTTTTGAACTTAATTCTGCTGAAGTAATGGACACTCGTAAGGAGATTTGGCGCTGTATTGCAAATATGAAGACGAATATGGCAGCGTATGATACAGCAGTCCTCAACGGGAAGCTTCTTGTAACCGAAGGATGGTCCTGGCCCTTTTATGAGGTACCTAAAGGTCAAGTCTATGACCCAAGAACTGATAACTGGGAAAGTATGCCCGCTGGTCTGAGGGAAGGCTGGACTGGTTCGAGTGTAGTTGTTTACGGACACTTATTTGTTATTCCAGAACATGAAAGGATAAGACTTAAGGTCTATGAGGAAGATACCGATTGTTGGAAAGCTGTTGCAGGCCCTCCATTACCTGAGCAAATATGCAAACCTTTCTCCGTTAATTGCTTTGACTGCAGAATTTATGTTGTCGGTCGAGACTTTCACATTGCAGTTGGCCATATATTGGGAATGGACGCAGGGACTAATTCTGTCACGAGCTCTAGCTTTTCTGTACAATGGCAAGTAGTATATGCACCTACAGCCTTCTCTAATTGGATTCCATCTAATGCCCAAGTCCTCTTTGCTTAG